The genomic window GTTGCCCGGCTGGGCGGTCGGCCACCACGTGCCGTGGATCAGGCCGTCGAACGAACCGTCGCCGTTGGAGTCGCAGATGACGCCCGCCGACGAAGGATACACGATCTGCGATAGCCGCGTCTTGCGCACGGCGTCATGGTTGCCCAGAGACGCGTAGTTGTATCCGTAAGAGAGATTATGGAAGGCCCAGCCGGTGATCGTCGGGTCGGCTGAGGGACAGAGGAACTCTCCCGGTCCGCCGGCGGTTTGCGAGGCCGTCGGGCCCGGCAGGTCGTTGTTGGCCAGCATCGCCACCTCCGGCGAGTCTGACGCATAGCCGATGCCCGTCGCCACCGCGCCCGACCACATCGGGTCCCACCAGCCGTAGGGGAAATATCCCGGCCCCAACGTGTAGTAGCCGGCCGTCGGCGGCGGACCGTCCTCGATCATCCGCTCAAAACCCACGCCCAACTGCTTCTGGTTCGCCATGCACAACGCCCGCCGCGCCTGGTCCCGCGCCGCGCCCAGCGCCGGCAGCAGGAGCGAGACCAGCACGGCGATAATCGCCACCACCACGAGCAGCTCGATCAATGTGAATCCGGTTGGCCTATTGCGCATCATCGGTCACCTCGTTTTCACTGTCCGTGAGCAAGTAAATCGGATCGCCGTTTTCGGGCAATTCGATCGGTTCGTTCGGCCGAACGGTCATCGGCGACTCGTCGCCCAACACGTTGATCCTGGTCATTATCGTTTCCGACTCGACCGGCAGCGTCAGCTTGCGCTGTCTGGCCTCTTCGGTCGCCCACGCCGCGTAGATCGTTTGGCCGTTCTTTTCGAACGCATACAGCCTCACCCGCTCGGGATGGTCGTGGATTCGTTGCGTCGGCGTGCTGCCGGCCAACACGGCGGCCGCGGTGGCGAACGCGCCGACCACCGGCCGGAAGCGGTGCTCGCCCGGCTGGACGTCGCGAGCCGGACGAAAGATGACGTAGCTCGTGCTGCCGGTGAACGCGAAGATGCAGTCGGCCACGGTGCGGGTGATCAGGCGGTATGCGTTCATGACAATCAGATGCCGCGCCGTCCAGCGAGCGTGCTGGTCGGCGGTAACGTATTGCGTGTCCCAACCGAACTCGGTCCAGAACAGCGGCTGATCCGCTGCGCCGTGTTCGTCCATCTCGCGCCGAGCCCGCAAGATATCCGGAACCAGCGTCGGCTCCGGCGGGCGTTTGTGCTGATAGTTCTCGTCCTTGAACGCCTCGCAGTACGGATGGGCCGACATCGCGTCCTGGAATTCGAGCATGGAGTCCGGTTCGCTGAGCCATCTGACGAACCAGCCCGCGGGCGCGCCGGCGAACCTCGCTCCGATCAGTTTGGCCCGCGGATTGCCCTCGCGCAGGCCAAGGCACTGATGTCGCTGCACCGCTTTGGCCTTGGCGATCCG from Phycisphaerae bacterium includes these protein-coding regions:
- a CDS encoding prepilin-type N-terminal cleavage/methylation domain-containing protein, coding for MMRNRPTGFTLIELLVVVAIIAVLVSLLLPALGAARDQARRALCMANQKQLGVGFERMIEDGPPPTAGYYTLGPGYFPYGWWDPMWSGAVATGIGYASDSPEVAMLANNDLPGPTASQTAGGPGEFLCPSADPTITGWAFHNLSYGYNYASLGNHDAVRKTRLSQIVYPSSAGVICDSNGDGSFDGLIHGTWWPTAQPGNRHMDGANVLYADWHVGWASHQELTGNYYHFFGIVLVD